In a single window of the Procambarus clarkii isolate CNS0578487 chromosome 51, FALCON_Pclarkii_2.0, whole genome shotgun sequence genome:
- the LOC138351961 gene encoding zinc finger protein 512B-like, producing MPSRHTAPSHHTAPSQHTARHSTPPVTAHRPVTAHRPVTAHRPVTAHRPVTAHRPVTAHRPVTAHRPVTAHRPVTAHRPVTAHRPVTAHRPVTAHRPVTAHRPVTAHRPSQHTAPSQHTAPSQHTAPSRHTAPSQHTAPSQHTAPSRHTAPSQHTALSQHTARHSTPPVTAHRPVTAHRPVTAHRPVTAHRPVTAHRTVTAHRTVTAHRPVTAHRPVTAHRPVTAHRPVTAHRPVTAHRPSRHTAPSQHTAPSQHTAPSQHTAPSQHTAPSQHTAPTRQTAPSRHTAPSQHTAPSRHTAPSQHTAPSRHTAPSQHTAPSQHTAPSRHTAPSQHTAPSRHTAGHGTPPVTTHRPSQHTVTLRHVLSPRSCHFKFTRQNKVQKIASELLPKFVLDFRCG from the coding sequence ATGCCGTCACGACACACCGCCCCGTCACACCACACCGCCCCGTCACAGCACACCGCCCGTCACAGCACACCGCCCGTCACAGCACACCGCCCCGTCACAGCACACCGCCCCGTCACGGCACACCGCCCCGTCACAGCACACCGCCCCGTCACGGCACACCGGCCCGTCACGGCACACCGCCCCGTCACAGCACACCGCCCCGTCACAGCACACCGCCCCGTCACGGCACACCGCCCCGTCACAGCACACCGCCCCGTCACGGCACACCGCCCCGTCACGGCACACCGCCCCGTCACAGCACACCGCCCCGTCACGGCACACCGCCCGTCACAGCACACCGCCCCGTCACAGCACACCGCCCCGTCACAGCACACCGCCCCGTCACGGCACACCGCCCCGTCACAGCACACCGCCCCGTCACAGCACACCGCCCCGTCACGGCACACCGCCCCGTCACAGCACACCGCCCTGTCACAGCACACCGCCCGTCACAGCACACCGCCCGTCACGGCACACCGCCCCGTCACAGCACACCGCCCCGTCACAGCACACCGCCCCGTCACAGCACACCGCCCCGTCACAGCACACCGCACCGTCACAGCACACCGCACCGTCACAGCACACCGCCCCGTCACAGCACACCGCCCCGTCACAGCACACCGCCCCGTCACAGCACACCGCCCCGTCACAGCACACCGCCCCGTCACGGCACACCGCCCGTCACGGCACACCGCCCCGTCACAGCACACCGCCCCGTCACAGCACACCGCCCCGTCACAGCACACCGCCCCGTCACAGCACACCGCCCCGTCACAGCACACCGCCCCGACACGGCAAACCGCCCCGTCACGGCACACCGCCCCGTCACAGCACACCGCCCCGTCACGGCACACCGCCCCGTCACAGCACACCGCCCCGTCACGGCACACCGCCCCGTCACAGCACACCGCCCCGTCACAGCACACCGCCCCATCACGGCACACCGCCCCGTCACAGCACACCGCCCCGTCACGGCACACCGCCGGTCACGGCACACCGCCGGTCACGACACACCGGCCGTCACAACACACCGTCACCTTGCGTCACGTGTTATCCCCCCGCTCATGTCATTTTAAATTCACACGGCAGAATAAAGTTCAGAAAATTGCTTCAGAATTGCTACCCAAGTTTGTTTTGGATTTTCGTTGTGGATAA